A DNA window from Microcystis aeruginosa NIES-843 contains the following coding sequences:
- a CDS encoding ATP-binding protein — MWNSIIQFYQTNKDWIDNLLSGALVTVVLAIIGFIWWYREQKRKVRIIEPSLPFTKIAPNSNVIPIIYKRDEKDKSPLADHNIIYQHRMADRNFTNELLQNLEENRWLIILGPTGIGKTREAAEVAQRLNHEGWTVLVLKLGEWLERPENNQLEAIGTDRKLLFFLDDLNSYMRRSLEVEQNPQAKDSPLAAINIPLQERLLKTLEAYENHCTRPEEVRVIATARDEKEPELPGQPSEWDKLQWNKYPKLWNRFHLVELPSPEDGAIVELLQDTIPQTNIKAETDYSSIAACNDSTFRNVVENLVRLDNRQLPLNPANYQATLRGNWQKRYQDAIKRDTLAKYIYAAVDLLRQCNVSLEPFIVEPTARFIAKGNMWQQLWYRWKIKQSLADLIARENILEPRDGQIEAKGKQVELNDYLRPLKQLIWQLFKQKPE; from the coding sequence ATGTGGAATTCTATAATACAATTCTATCAAACTAATAAAGACTGGATTGACAATCTCCTCTCCGGTGCATTAGTGACTGTTGTTCTGGCAATAATCGGTTTCATTTGGTGGTATCGAGAGCAAAAACGAAAAGTCCGAATCATTGAACCGTCCTTACCCTTTACGAAAATTGCCCCCAATAGCAATGTAATCCCGATTATCTACAAAAGGGATGAAAAGGATAAATCTCCTTTAGCGGATCATAATATTATTTACCAACACCGAATGGCTGACCGAAACTTTACTAACGAACTTCTGCAAAATCTGGAGGAAAATCGCTGGTTAATTATTCTCGGACCCACAGGAATCGGCAAAACTAGAGAAGCTGCTGAAGTAGCGCAACGCTTGAATCATGAAGGCTGGACGGTATTAGTATTAAAATTAGGAGAATGGTTAGAGCGACCTGAAAATAACCAATTAGAGGCAATTGGAACAGATAGAAAATTACTATTTTTCCTCGACGATCTTAACTCATATATGCGCCGCAGTTTGGAAGTAGAACAAAATCCCCAAGCAAAAGATAGTCCTCTTGCGGCGATTAATATTCCCTTACAAGAACGACTATTAAAAACCCTAGAAGCTTATGAAAACCATTGTACTCGTCCCGAAGAAGTGCGAGTAATTGCCACTGCGAGAGATGAAAAAGAACCCGAATTACCGGGACAACCGAGTGAATGGGATAAGTTACAGTGGAATAAATACCCAAAACTGTGGAACCGTTTTCACTTGGTAGAATTGCCATCACCGGAAGACGGTGCAATTGTCGAATTATTGCAGGATACTATCCCGCAAACCAACATTAAAGCCGAAACTGACTACAGCAGCATTGCTGCCTGTAATGATTCTACCTTTCGCAATGTGGTAGAAAATTTAGTGCGCCTCGACAACCGACAATTACCCCTCAATCCTGCCAACTATCAAGCTACTCTGCGAGGCAACTGGCAAAAACGTTATCAGGATGCAATTAAAAGGGATACTCTGGCGAAATATATCTATGCTGCGGTGGATTTGTTGCGCCAGTGTAATGTTTCCTTAGAACCGTTTATTGTTGAACCCACTGCCAGATTTATCGCCAAGGGAAATATGTGGCAACAACTCTGGTATCGCTGGAAAATCAAGCAAAGTTTGGCTGATTTAATTGCCAGAGAAAACATTTTAGAACCTCGCGACGGACAAATTGAAGCCAAGGGAAAGCAGGTAGAATTAAATGACTATCTGCGTCCTCTAAAACAGTTAATTTGGCAGTTATTTAAACAAAAACCAGAGTAA
- a CDS encoding IS4 family transposase: MEKWAAQELQYADLGDTRRKKRLISIVENLASQPSTSVPQASGNLAAASATYDFWNSPYFHPSDIIAAQAKSTVERIKEHPIVLAVQDTTSLDFTTQKAKKGMGYLDYKKSFGLKVHTTLGVSPVGIPLGLINQYVWAREEKNLGIAKQRKKRETQEKESQRWLDSLSETQQQIPEDIQVVTIGDCEADIFDLFAQSRSPNSHLLIRGTHNRKVNYLEDKQRSGHSEPKYLHQSIREIKACGTLDVQVKRNPNHEARLAKLTVRFASFEIQVPSHHSKATPRQPVKLQVILAEEENPHSGVNPISWLLLTSLDISSFESAITCVRWYSYRWLIERYHFVLKSGCGLEKLQLETGRRIEMALATYSIVAWRLLWLTYQARLHGEESCESFLEEHEWQSLCATIHKKSPPPEKPPSFREAVRMIASLGGFLGRKGDGEPGVKTIWLGLRRLHDISQTWKLSHQISPPIEPP; the protein is encoded by the coding sequence ATGGAGAAATGGGCAGCCCAAGAATTACAGTATGCAGACCTAGGGGACACCAGAAGAAAGAAAAGGTTAATCAGTATCGTGGAAAACTTGGCCAGTCAACCTAGTACAAGTGTGCCACAAGCTTCAGGAAATCTAGCCGCAGCGAGTGCCACCTACGACTTTTGGAATTCCCCCTATTTTCACCCCTCAGATATAATTGCCGCCCAGGCCAAAAGTACAGTAGAAAGAATCAAAGAACATCCAATAGTTTTGGCAGTGCAAGACACAACAAGTTTAGACTTTACGACGCAAAAAGCCAAAAAAGGCATGGGTTATCTAGATTATAAAAAATCCTTTGGTCTCAAAGTTCATACCACCTTAGGAGTGTCCCCAGTCGGAATACCTTTAGGACTGATTAATCAATATGTCTGGGCAAGAGAAGAAAAGAATTTAGGGATTGCCAAGCAACGCAAAAAAAGAGAAACCCAAGAAAAAGAAAGTCAAAGATGGTTAGATTCTTTGTCAGAAACACAACAACAGATACCCGAAGATATTCAAGTAGTAACAATCGGAGATTGTGAGGCAGACATATTTGATTTATTTGCCCAATCAAGAAGTCCTAACTCTCATTTATTAATTCGAGGAACTCATAACCGAAAAGTTAACTATCTCGAAGACAAGCAAAGGTCAGGGCATTCAGAGCCTAAATATTTACATCAATCCATCAGAGAAATAAAAGCCTGTGGGACCTTAGATGTGCAAGTAAAACGCAATCCTAATCACGAGGCTAGACTAGCTAAACTAACAGTTAGATTTGCCAGTTTTGAAATACAAGTACCTAGCCATCACTCCAAGGCGACCCCTCGTCAACCGGTCAAATTACAGGTAATTTTAGCTGAAGAAGAAAATCCGCATAGCGGAGTTAATCCTATCAGTTGGCTGCTCTTAACTAGCCTAGACATTAGTAGCTTTGAATCAGCGATAACCTGTGTGCGCTGGTATAGTTATCGCTGGTTAATAGAACGCTATCATTTTGTTTTAAAAAGTGGTTGTGGATTAGAAAAACTGCAATTAGAAACGGGTAGGAGAATTGAGATGGCCTTAGCTACCTATTCAATTGTAGCTTGGAGATTACTTTGGTTAACCTATCAAGCACGCTTACACGGAGAGGAGAGTTGTGAAAGTTTTTTGGAAGAACATGAATGGCAATCTTTGTGTGCCACTATTCATAAAAAGAGTCCGCCACCTGAAAAGCCGCCCTCCTTTCGAGAAGCGGTCAGAATGATTGCTTCTCTTGGGGGGTTTTTAGGTAGAAAAGGTGACGGTGAACCTGGTGTTAAAACTATTTGGTTGGGACTGCGAAGGTTACATGATATCAGCCAGACTTGGAAACTATCTCATCAAATTAGTCCCCCTATAGAACCCCCTTGA
- a CDS encoding ISAs1-like element ISMae8 family transposase: protein MLSLIEKLKQVKDFRKDKGKRHPLWIVLVVIILGTMLGYSGYRELGEFAKNNRHRLSKEFNIIPERVPSYSTIRRVMMGVDWQSLLKMFNEWALEEYGQRDDINWLGMDGKSLKNTRKNPNNEQQNFIMFVSLFSQESGLVLHLKRIENKKGSEIDEGQAIIEDCSLQNKVFTGDALHCQKKTISLIAKSKNDYVITVKGNQKNLYKRIQDLSNSSKPESCFLEQDNSHGRKISRKIEVFKVRKNERQGFENLRRVIKVERKGSRGDKTYEETAYYISSLTESAQVFAKIIRGHWKIENQLHWVKDVIFEEDKSEISDFQAASNWSILTTIGLNLFRGLGFLSITEGQRWLAERWEKLIVLST, encoded by the coding sequence ATGTTGAGCTTAATAGAAAAACTGAAACAAGTCAAGGACTTTCGGAAAGATAAAGGAAAAAGACACCCTTTATGGATAGTATTAGTAGTAATAATACTGGGAACAATGCTAGGATACTCAGGTTATAGAGAACTAGGAGAGTTTGCTAAAAATAATCGGCACAGGCTCAGTAAAGAATTTAACATAATTCCAGAAAGAGTCCCATCCTATTCAACAATTAGAAGGGTAATGATGGGAGTTGACTGGCAGAGTTTGTTAAAAATGTTTAATGAATGGGCATTAGAAGAATATGGACAAAGAGATGATATAAATTGGCTAGGTATGGATGGAAAAAGTCTCAAAAACACCCGAAAGAATCCTAATAATGAACAACAAAATTTTATCATGTTTGTCTCATTGTTTAGTCAAGAAAGTGGATTAGTATTACACTTAAAAAGAATCGAAAACAAAAAAGGGTCTGAAATCGACGAAGGGCAAGCTATAATTGAGGATTGCTCTCTCCAAAATAAAGTTTTTACTGGCGATGCTTTACACTGTCAGAAAAAAACAATCAGCTTAATAGCCAAGAGTAAAAATGACTATGTTATCACCGTTAAAGGAAATCAGAAAAATCTTTATAAGCGAATACAAGACCTGAGTAATTCCTCAAAGCCAGAAAGTTGCTTTCTTGAACAAGATAATAGTCATGGACGAAAAATATCAAGAAAAATAGAAGTTTTTAAAGTGAGAAAAAATGAAAGACAAGGGTTTGAAAATCTGCGAAGAGTTATTAAAGTAGAAAGAAAGGGTAGTCGCGGGGATAAAACCTATGAAGAAACAGCTTACTATATCAGTAGCCTAACCGAATCCGCTCAAGTATTTGCTAAAATTATTCGAGGACATTGGAAAATAGAAAATCAGTTACATTGGGTAAAAGATGTAATTTTTGAGGAAGATAAAAGCGAGATAAGTGATTTTCAAGCGGCCAGCAATTGGTCAATTCTCACAACTATAGGATTGAATCTTTTCAGAGGTTTGGGTTTTCTCTCAATAACAGAGGGACAGAGGTGGTTAGCTGAACGTTGGGAAAAACTGATAGTTTTATCGACGTAA
- a CDS encoding YiaA/YiaB family inner membrane protein yields the protein MNDKKYGTAPSHTQAWIFQTWLSFIVSISATSLGVIYLPVDPWIKGYLGMGLLFSVGSTINLSKTVRDVEESKRLINRIDEVKLERILTQYDPYKE from the coding sequence ATGAACGATAAAAAATACGGTACTGCTCCCAGTCATACTCAAGCGTGGATTTTTCAAACTTGGTTATCTTTTATTGTCTCTATTTCTGCCACTTCTTTAGGAGTTATTTATCTACCAGTAGATCCGTGGATTAAAGGTTATTTAGGCATGGGTTTACTATTTAGCGTCGGTTCCACCATTAATTTATCAAAAACTGTCCGCGATGTCGAAGAATCTAAACGCTTAATTAATCGCATTGACGAAGTAAAGTTAGAACGGATCTTGACTCAGTACGATCCTTATAAGGAGTAG
- the psbA gene encoding photosystem II q(b) protein, whose amino-acid sequence MTTTLQQRESASLWEQFCQWITSTNNRLYIGWFGVIMIPTLLTATTCFIIAFIAAPPVDIDGIREPVAGSLLYGNNIISGAVVPSSNAIGLHFYPIWEAASLDEWLYNGGPYQLVIFHFLLGVFCYLGRQWELSFRLGMRPWICVAYSAPVSAATAVFLIYPIGQGSFSDGMPLGISGTFNFMFVFQAEHNILMHPFHMLGVAGVFGGSLFSAMHGSLVTSSLVRETTEIESQNYGYKFGQEEETYNIVAAHGYFGRLIFQYASFNNSRSLHFFLGAWPVIGIWFTAMGVSTMAFNLNGFNFNQSILDSQGRVIGTWADVLNRAGIGMEVMHERNAHNFPLDLASGEQAPVALIAPAING is encoded by the coding sequence ATGACCACCACTCTACAACAGCGCGAGAGCGCTTCCCTGTGGGAGCAGTTCTGTCAGTGGATCACCAGCACCAACAACCGCTTATACATCGGTTGGTTCGGTGTCATCATGATCCCCACCCTGCTCACCGCCACCACCTGCTTCATCATCGCCTTTATCGCCGCTCCTCCTGTAGATATCGACGGTATCCGCGAGCCTGTAGCCGGTTCTCTACTCTACGGAAACAACATCATCTCCGGTGCGGTTGTTCCCTCTTCCAACGCGATTGGACTCCACTTCTACCCCATCTGGGAAGCTGCTTCCTTAGATGAGTGGTTATACAACGGTGGTCCCTACCAGTTAGTCATTTTCCACTTCTTACTAGGTGTCTTCTGCTACCTCGGTCGTCAGTGGGAACTGTCTTTCCGTTTAGGAATGCGTCCTTGGATCTGTGTTGCTTACTCCGCACCTGTATCCGCCGCTACTGCTGTATTCTTAATCTATCCCATCGGACAAGGTTCCTTCTCTGATGGTATGCCTTTAGGAATCTCTGGAACCTTTAACTTTATGTTCGTGTTCCAAGCAGAACATAACATCCTGATGCACCCCTTCCATATGTTAGGTGTTGCCGGTGTGTTCGGCGGTTCCTTGTTCAGTGCGATGCACGGTTCCCTAGTAACTTCTTCCTTAGTGCGTGAAACCACGGAAATCGAATCTCAGAACTACGGTTACAAATTCGGTCAAGAAGAAGAAACCTACAATATCGTTGCCGCTCACGGTTACTTCGGACGCTTAATCTTCCAATACGCTTCTTTCAACAATAGCCGCTCTCTGCACTTCTTCTTAGGTGCTTGGCCGGTAATCGGTATCTGGTTTACGGCAATGGGTGTTAGCACCATGGCGTTTAACCTCAACGGGTTCAACTTCAACCAGTCGATTCTCGATTCTCAAGGTCGTGTAATCGGTACTTGGGCCGATGTGCTGAACCGCGCTGGTATCGGTATGGAAGTAATGCACGAGCGCAATGCTCACAACTTCCCCTTAGACTTGGCTAGTGGTGAACAGGCTCCTGTAGCTCTGATTGCTCCTGCTATCAATGGTTAA
- a CDS encoding type II toxin-antitoxin system PemK/MazF family toxin: protein MTIFQGEIYWIDLGEPQGSEPAYLRPCVVVQNDALNQSQIGTVIVCPLTTNLRRAKAIGNVLLNEGEGNLPESSVVNVSQVFTVDKRLLTESIGRLSREKIKLIIQGINLVIEPQELE from the coding sequence ATGACGATTTTTCAAGGAGAGATTTATTGGATTGATTTAGGAGAACCACAAGGTTCTGAACCTGCTTATCTTCGTCCTTGTGTTGTGGTGCAAAATGATGCTCTGAATCAGTCACAAATTGGGACGGTTATTGTGTGTCCATTAACAACCAATTTGAGACGAGCAAAAGCTATTGGTAATGTTTTATTGAATGAGGGTGAAGGGAATTTACCAGAATCCAGTGTTGTTAATGTTTCGCAGGTTTTCACGGTTGATAAGCGTCTTTTAACAGAGTCTATCGGAAGACTTTCTCGGGAAAAAATCAAATTAATTATTCAGGGAATTAATTTGGTTATTGAACCTCAAGAACTCGAATAA
- a CDS encoding Coq4 family protein, which yields MAQRYLAASPCLETLLKLPEDSQGYHYATHLMRLNFDPNFYRSIQVNSDTDYLLLRLRQTHDIWHIVTGFGVDGMGELQLKAFELSQTRRPLAIVIILGGLLGALFSSPLSLHSLWKEIVTAYNLGKNTRPFLAQKWELAWEKPLLVWRQELAIVHSNLEN from the coding sequence ATTGCCCAAAGATATCTAGCCGCTAGTCCCTGTTTAGAAACCCTGCTGAAACTCCCAGAGGATTCCCAGGGTTATCATTATGCTACTCACCTAATGAGGCTCAATTTTGATCCTAATTTTTATCGGTCTATTCAGGTAAATTCTGATACAGATTATCTGCTGCTTCGCTTACGGCAAACTCACGATATCTGGCATATAGTAACAGGTTTTGGTGTCGATGGCATGGGAGAATTGCAACTGAAAGCTTTTGAATTAAGTCAAACTCGTCGCCCTCTAGCTATTGTCATAATTTTAGGGGGATTATTGGGAGCTTTATTTTCTTCGCCACTTTCCTTACATTCTCTCTGGAAAGAGATTGTCACCGCCTATAATTTGGGCAAAAATACTCGACCTTTTTTGGCGCAAAAATGGGAACTAGCTTGGGAGAAACCCCTGCTAGTTTGGCGGCAAGAATTGGCGATTGTCCACTCGAACCTAGAAAATTAA
- a CDS encoding SpoIID/LytB domain-containing protein translates to MTNKHTARLLSSYLQRLPAHSWLILVFWALIIAPVQAAVELRIAISKGVSAVSVGSSTDAVVKDGAGRVLGELTAMNALNANPRGKAVGLADWQASQLLIEPENDGYVWINDRWYRGRTRIIRQGSGVTALNLVDLEEYLYSVVGAEAIPSWPQEALKAQSVAARTYALYQMNTSGNRIYDLDTTTRTQVYKGLESEFTSTHEAVKATAGQIMSFNGKPILAVFHSSSGGHTENVEDVWNSPLPYLRGVIDYDQVAPVFQWSKNFSAWELGRLIGGVGRVRSLSPERTTPHGRVIRMRVVGDQGSKLISDTQLRRILELRSTLFTISADNGTFAINGRGFGHGIGLSQWGAFSLADQGVTYDRILGHYYQNARLTEMPN, encoded by the coding sequence ATGACCAATAAACACACAGCAAGGCTGCTGAGCAGTTACCTGCAGCGCCTGCCTGCCCATAGCTGGCTCATCCTAGTGTTTTGGGCTTTGATTATCGCTCCAGTCCAAGCTGCTGTCGAATTACGCATTGCCATCAGTAAAGGTGTTAGCGCCGTCTCCGTGGGTAGTTCCACCGATGCTGTGGTGAAAGATGGGGCCGGGAGAGTCCTAGGAGAATTGACCGCCATGAATGCCCTCAATGCTAATCCCAGAGGAAAAGCGGTGGGTTTGGCCGATTGGCAGGCCAGTCAATTGCTCATCGAACCGGAGAATGATGGTTACGTCTGGATTAACGATCGCTGGTATCGAGGACGGACAAGGATCATTCGGCAAGGTTCTGGGGTGACAGCCCTAAATTTAGTCGATTTAGAGGAATATCTCTATAGTGTCGTCGGTGCGGAGGCGATTCCCTCCTGGCCGCAAGAGGCCTTAAAAGCCCAATCCGTGGCGGCGCGCACCTATGCTCTCTACCAAATGAATACTTCCGGCAATCGCATCTACGATCTTGATACTACCACCCGCACCCAAGTTTATAAGGGTCTAGAAAGCGAGTTTACTAGCACCCACGAGGCAGTTAAGGCCACCGCCGGACAAATTATGAGTTTCAACGGCAAACCGATTCTAGCGGTGTTTCACTCCTCCTCTGGGGGCCACACGGAAAATGTCGAGGATGTTTGGAATTCCCCCTTACCCTACCTGCGCGGTGTCATCGATTACGATCAAGTCGCCCCGGTATTCCAATGGTCAAAAAACTTTAGCGCCTGGGAATTAGGCCGTTTAATCGGTGGTGTCGGTCGCGTGCGATCGCTATCTCCCGAAAGGACCACTCCCCACGGACGAGTGATTAGAATGCGTGTAGTAGGCGATCAAGGCTCTAAATTAATCTCTGATACCCAATTACGGCGAATACTCGAGCTGCGTAGTACCCTATTCACGATTTCAGCTGATAACGGTACTTTTGCCATTAATGGTCGCGGTTTCGGTCATGGGATCGGTTTAAGTCAATGGGGCGCTTTTTCCCTCGCTGACCAAGGGGTGACTTATGACCGGATTCTCGGCCATTATTATCAAAATGCTCGTTTAACTGAAATGCCCAACTAA
- the fabZ gene encoding 3-hydroxyacyl-ACP dehydratase FabZ, translating to MTIVTEALTELEPVIKTTFTVEEIRQLLPHRYPFALVDRIIDYVPGQKAVGLKNVTINEPFFPGHIPNRPLMPGVLIVESMAQVGGVILTQLPGMKGKFFAFAGIDKTRFRRPVVPGDQLIMTVELLSFKMNKIAKMQGEARVDGQLAAQGEMMFSIFD from the coding sequence ATGACCATCGTTACCGAAGCCTTAACCGAGTTGGAACCAGTCATAAAAACTACCTTTACCGTCGAGGAAATTCGCCAACTACTGCCCCATCGTTATCCCTTTGCCCTAGTTGATCGTATTATTGACTATGTACCCGGTCAAAAGGCCGTTGGCCTAAAAAATGTCACGATCAACGAGCCTTTTTTTCCCGGTCATATTCCCAATCGTCCCTTGATGCCGGGGGTGTTAATTGTTGAATCCATGGCCCAAGTGGGGGGAGTGATTTTGACCCAATTACCCGGGATGAAAGGGAAATTTTTTGCCTTCGCTGGCATTGATAAAACCCGTTTTCGTCGTCCTGTGGTGCCGGGGGATCAATTGATCATGACGGTGGAATTATTATCCTTCAAGATGAATAAAATTGCTAAAATGCAAGGGGAAGCAAGAGTCGATGGGCAATTGGCCGCTCAGGGCGAAATGATGTTTTCCATCTTTGATTGA
- a CDS encoding tryptophan-rich sensory protein, which produces MNFDRDRLRQELNLFAILGAFITNIFANIFPLNGENIGAISNTVFQDVLIIPANYAFAIWGLIYLGLISLGIYQALAFNKNEPRLRRLGYELAIASACQILWVILFQSRFFTLSLLAMLGILISLIRLYLRLEINRLIVNRKQGLLVNAPISIYFAWITVATIVNVASVLDWIDWQPWGLTDRIWTVIILVIGAIIAILVGLNRKDRAFIGVFIWAFLAIAVKQISLPLIAITAIILAIILTFLVFSGSFRPLSR; this is translated from the coding sequence ATGAATTTTGATCGAGATCGTCTCCGACAAGAACTAAATTTATTTGCTATTCTAGGGGCTTTTATCACCAATATTTTCGCTAATATTTTCCCTCTCAACGGCGAAAATATCGGGGCTATCTCGAATACAGTTTTTCAAGATGTCTTAATTATTCCCGCTAATTATGCTTTTGCTATCTGGGGATTAATCTATCTGGGTTTAATTAGTCTGGGAATTTACCAAGCTTTGGCTTTCAATAAAAATGAACCGCGTTTGCGTCGGTTAGGCTACGAATTAGCCATCGCTAGTGCTTGTCAGATTCTTTGGGTAATTCTCTTTCAATCCCGTTTTTTTACCCTGTCTTTACTGGCAATGCTAGGCATTTTAATTTCTCTCATCCGGCTTTATCTCCGCTTAGAAATTAATCGCTTGATTGTCAATCGTAAACAGGGTTTATTGGTTAATGCTCCTATTAGTATCTATTTCGCTTGGATTACCGTAGCCACGATTGTCAACGTCGCTTCGGTGCTAGATTGGATCGACTGGCAGCCATGGGGTCTAACTGACCGGATCTGGACGGTAATAATTCTGGTTATCGGGGCGATAATCGCAATTTTAGTCGGTTTAAACCGAAAAGATCGGGCTTTTATCGGGGTGTTTATCTGGGCTTTCTTGGCGATCGCTGTTAAACAGATTTCTCTGCCTCTAATTGCGATAACGGCGATTATATTAGCGATTATCCTAACTTTTCTGGTTTTTAGTGGCAGTTTTCGTCCTCTGAGTCGTTAA
- a CDS encoding VOC family protein: protein MTISPSVTAKKLKIGQLRKVHHIAFNVKDMEASRHFYGEILGLEELKGEKIPSTLKELVAQGKVANFITPDGTVIDLFWEPDLNPPDDNPEIAFTRANHLAFDIAPECFDFALEVLQSQGITIASGPVTRPTGRGVYFYDPDGFIVEIRCDPAF from the coding sequence ATGACTATTAGCCCTTCCGTAACCGCAAAAAAACTCAAAATCGGTCAACTGCGAAAAGTCCATCATATCGCTTTCAACGTCAAAGATATGGAGGCTTCTCGTCATTTTTATGGGGAAATATTAGGCTTAGAGGAATTAAAGGGGGAAAAAATTCCCAGTACCTTAAAAGAATTAGTTGCCCAGGGAAAAGTGGCCAATTTTATCACCCCCGATGGTACAGTAATTGACCTATTTTGGGAACCAGATTTAAACCCTCCCGACGACAATCCCGAAATCGCTTTTACCCGTGCCAACCATTTAGCCTTCGATATTGCCCCCGAATGCTTCGATTTTGCCCTAGAAGTGCTACAAAGTCAGGGAATTACTATTGCTAGTGGACCCGTGACCCGTCCGACTGGCAGGGGGGTTTACTTCTACGATCCCGATGGCTTTATCGTCGAAATTCGCTGTGATCCCGCATTTTAA
- a CDS encoding SirB1 family protein, producing the protein MTLALLYQAFIETIQHPDPEINLARAALQIANFEYPRLNIDHYLNRINLMAEEVKKRLPDRLYPLKIVKIINQYLFEDLQFTGNTQEYYDPRNSYLNDVIDRRTGIPLTLSIIYLEIAKQIDFPMVGIGMPGHFIIRPDFEEVEIFVDPFHGGEILFKQDCQERLSQVYQQPVKLEEHFLNIATNQQILLRLLTNLKYIYLNRQQWSQTIRTIELLLLLIPNHPLELRDRGLVYYQIGQFSQAQQDLGFYLALLPNAQDAESIRQLLQKINS; encoded by the coding sequence ATGACCCTTGCACTCTTATACCAAGCCTTCATCGAAACAATTCAACATCCTGACCCTGAGATAAATCTAGCTCGGGCAGCCCTACAAATAGCCAATTTTGAATATCCGCGCCTCAATATTGATCACTATTTAAATAGAATAAATTTAATGGCTGAGGAGGTAAAAAAACGTTTACCCGATAGATTATATCCTTTAAAAATAGTCAAGATTATCAATCAATATTTGTTTGAAGATTTACAATTTACCGGTAATACCCAAGAATACTATGACCCCCGCAATAGCTACTTAAATGACGTAATTGATCGCCGCACGGGTATTCCGCTCACTCTCTCGATTATCTACTTAGAGATTGCCAAACAGATCGATTTTCCCATGGTAGGAATTGGTATGCCGGGCCATTTTATTATCCGTCCCGATTTCGAGGAAGTGGAAATTTTTGTCGATCCCTTTCACGGTGGTGAAATCTTATTTAAACAGGACTGTCAAGAAAGATTAAGTCAGGTTTATCAACAGCCAGTTAAATTAGAAGAACATTTTCTCAATATTGCTACCAATCAGCAAATTTTGTTACGTTTGTTGACTAATTTAAAATATATTTACCTGAATCGTCAACAATGGTCTCAGACAATTCGGACAATAGAGCTGCTACTTTTGCTCATTCCTAATCATCCCTTAGAGCTGCGCGATCGAGGTTTAGTTTACTATCAAATTGGACAATTCAGCCAAGCGCAACAGGATTTAGGCTTCTATCTTGCTCTCCTACCCAACGCCCAAGATGCGGAATCAATTCGGCAATTATTGCAAAAAATTAACTCTTAA
- a CDS encoding metallophosphoesterase family protein has product MFFKKIGKQTQEPRRIIIGDVHGSFQTLLRLLNRVAPDSEDEVYFLGDLIDRGQQSLEVVDFVIKNNYQCLLGNHEYMLLKALAGKEVSEKWFNGWIESGGAATLLSYNNNIPAEHINWFQSLPAYLDLGDIWLVHAGVQPEYPLEQQTNEQFCWIRNEFHAMTQPYFKDKLIITGHTLTFTFPDVKPGQLARGSGWLDIETGVYHPQSGWLTALDWTNQLVYQVQSQNKNCRTIPLEKAVVNLDLDKISRYFSRESSSKLLNIEW; this is encoded by the coding sequence GTGTTTTTTAAAAAAATAGGGAAACAGACTCAAGAACCGCGTCGTATTATTATCGGAGATGTGCATGGCAGTTTTCAGACACTTTTGCGACTATTAAACCGAGTTGCTCCCGATAGTGAGGATGAGGTTTATTTTCTGGGGGATTTAATCGATCGAGGACAGCAGAGCTTGGAAGTGGTGGATTTTGTCATCAAAAATAACTACCAGTGTCTCCTAGGAAATCATGAATATATGCTCTTAAAAGCTCTGGCAGGAAAAGAAGTTTCTGAAAAATGGTTTAACGGCTGGATCGAGAGTGGCGGGGCGGCGACACTACTAAGTTATAATAACAATATACCCGCCGAGCATATTAATTGGTTTCAATCCCTACCCGCTTATTTAGACCTAGGAGATATTTGGTTAGTTCATGCGGGAGTACAACCAGAATATCCCCTTGAACAGCAAACAAACGAGCAGTTTTGTTGGATTAGAAACGAATTTCATGCCATGACCCAACCCTATTTCAAGGATAAACTAATTATCACAGGTCATACTTTAACCTTTACCTTTCCCGATGTCAAACCGGGACAACTAGCTCGCGGCAGCGGTTGGCTAGACATTGAAACTGGGGTTTATCATCCTCAAAGTGGTTGGTTAACTGCTTTAGATTGGACAAATCAATTAGTTTATCAAGTGCAGTCTCAAAATAAAAATTGTCGCACGATCCCTTTAGAAAAAGCGGTGGTTAATCTAGACCTTGACAAGATTTCTCGCTACTTCTCCCGGGAAAGCTCATCTAAATTGCTGAATATTGAATGGTGA